The Pyrus communis chromosome 9, drPyrComm1.1, whole genome shotgun sequence genome has a segment encoding these proteins:
- the LOC137746001 gene encoding uncharacterized protein codes for MYESESANKRTDSTQSRRLSLIDVSAEDDSLLNSFAGDNMFSISEDQENRSFQLFEGMTANKLEDVPENFELTKQVTEPSESLEPEMTKKSGKCNLRKSLAWDRAFFTSAGVLDPEELSCMIDGDKTGKKMLPGIQEEIHRSTDSISTLGSDTLTLESSEANLFEDVRASIQKSSKASKAVNESMKDGSGVTETNNSGTSKGINVVSQNKVMPRFASKKPTVSVQKPGKVKKASTCPDVSQSDSARGDTSTSLLKRTKVIGKPIPSPKPLTKRASLGSKLIQREKDNVKSATGRGAPLPKIPSSSRVLPGPGPLARSSFLDTSPGTKREGAPSSFDSSGSTSNNIGPCNSKRKTDSRTANPPSSGSTSKTPSRIEPRNKCQSGKSLLSTNKVPGTKLVTSTSPAHSWSSESSSSFSTLEKMSYSPRANLDTRSSKSGSVGGDAPDILDLKNHIYDQSSIGNETQVTGLLRQCDVKSSTENSGLPPASKPSGLRLPSPKIGFFDGAKTAVSSPKGSMQPHPVVRSGLPKSGVRSVILSAGQNKGKVGKLLPVRNVSKLGNKTTDAQKTSFSTKPKSPVPLQQASSAAKVLRPSRNSISPKVPSQGPHKSGRENHLKDEKVGTEEHGTDINEQENCVVELRGSPAFSKDKVSPQLKVHSHGKAAKVTPINGGSPTIFDTSSTCNADNIPLSDKLGDAT; via the exons ATGTACGAGTCCGAGTCGGCGAACAAGAGGACCGATTCCACCCAATCGAGGCGGCTCAGCCTCATTGACGTCTCAGCTGAGGACGATTCGCTCCTCAATTCGTTTGCTGGAGACAACATGTTTTCAATTTCAG AAGACCAGGAAAACAGAAGTTTTCAATTGTTTGAGGGTATGACTGCTAACAAATTAGAGGATGTGCCTGAAAACTTTGAGCTAACCAAGCAAGTAACTGAACCTTCTGAATCACTGGAACCTGAAATGACAAAGAAAAGTGGCAAGTGCAATCTTCGCAAGAGTTTAGCTTGGGATAGAGCCTTTTTCACCAGTGCAG GTGTTCTGGATCCTGAGGAGCTGTCTTGCATGATTGACGGAGATAAGACTGGAAAAAAGATGTTACCCGGAATTCAAGAGGAAATTCACAGATCCACCGATTCCATCTCCACATTAGGAAGTGATACTTTGACACTAGAAAGTAGTGAGGCCAATTTGTTTGAAGATGTGAGAGCTTCAATCCAGAAATCCAGTAAAGCATCCAAAGCAGTGAATGAAAGTATGAAAGATGGTTCGGGAGTAACAGAAACCAATAATAGTGGCA CTTCGAAGGGGATCAATGTTGTTTCTCAAAACAAG GTGATGCCTAGATTTGCTTCTAAGAAGCCAACTGTCAGTGTGCAAAAACCAGGGAAAGTGAAAAAGGCATCTACATGTCCAGACGTATCACAG TCTGATTCTGCACGTGGAGACACATCTACATCTCTTTTGAAGCGAACAAAGGTAATAGGGAAGCCTATACCTAGCCCAAAACCTTTAACCAAGAGGGCTTCTCTGGGTAGCAAACTTATCCAAAGGGAAAAGGATAATGTCAAAAGTGCAACTG GTAGAGGGGCTCCATTGCCAAAAATACCCTCAAGTTCACGAGTTCTACCTGGGCCTGGACCATTAGCTAGATCTTCCTTTTTGGATACTTCACCCGGAACCAAGAGAGAAGGAGCTCCTTCCTCATTTGATAGTTCTGGCAGTACTTCTAACAACATTGGTCCCTGCAACTCCAAGAGAAAAACTGATTCCAGGACTGCCAATCCCCCTTCCTCCGGTTCTACCAGCAAAACACCATCACGAATTGAGCCAAGAAATAAATGTCAATCTGGAAAATCTCTTCTGTCAACTAACAAGGTGCCTGGGACAAAGCTGGTTACTAGCACATCCCCTGCTCACTCATGGTCCTCAGAGTCATCGTCGTCATTTTCAACTTTAGAAAAAATGTCATACAGTCCAAGAGCTAACCTTGACACAAGATCGTCCAAAAGCGGCTCCGTAGGTGGTGATGCACCAGATATTCTAgatttgaaaaaccatatttatGATCAAAGCTCAATTGGAAATGAGACTCAGGTGACTGGGTTGCTTCGTCAGTGTGATGTGAAATCTTCAACCGAAAATAGTGGACTTCCTCCAGCTTCAAAACCTTCCGGACTACGATTGCCATCACCCAAAATTGGCTTCTTTGATGGG GCGAAAACAGCGGTGTCCTCCCCAAAGGGAAGTATGCAGCCTCATCCTGTTGTACGTAGTGGCTTGCCTAAAAGTGGGGTGCGAAGTGTTATCCTGAGTGCGGGACAAAACAAGGGAAAGGTGGGAAAACTTTTACCTGTTAGAAATGTATCTAAATTGGGGAATAAGACCACTGATGCTCAAAAAACGTCCTTTAGCACGAAACCTAAGTCTCCAGTACCACTCCAGCAAGCATCCAGTGCTGCAAAGGTCCTTCGTCCTTCAAGGAACAGCATATCTCCTAAAGTTCCAAGTCAAGGGCCTCATAAATCTGGCAGAGAAAATCACTTGAAGGATGAGAAAGTTGGAACTGAAGAACATGGTACTGACATTAATGAGCAAGAAAACTGTGTTGTAGAGTTAAGGGGCAGCCCTGCTTTCTCAAAAGATAAAGTGAGCCCACAATTGAAGGTTCATTCCCATGGGAAGGCAGCAAAAGTCACTCCTATTAATGGCGGGTCTCCTACTATTTTTGATACAAGTTCCACTTGTAATGCCGACAACATACCCCTTTCTGATAAATTGGGTGATGCAACATAG
- the LOC137745095 gene encoding PWWP domain-containing protein 5-like, translating into MDLNADVVLADPSDGVHHSEPALGVVGEVNEMACVGGGVNGGVEEKGEVVDGGDDSELKLGLLDGDVEGKGSIVSSEVAVNGWEGREGLEGPQFGAGGVVGENVNRLVLKSEDGLRNVETRRGRGEDATLGEWTKDEVVGSEDGDLVSVKAKQNVAVHGRDDIMIDEKEEDVVRVADIAPAEIEMDQKVEQGQVEDQSLDASSSMRGNGDIEYLETVGQITKGTPAMEVKVVDHSESLDKKDLNVSTQSKMETCDGLENQPMEVNVEAQTNENKLTRDVSENAVRQNTENGKSTSSDGNVSSDRNGKSASTELEFRDSDLVWGKVRSHPWWPGQICDPSAASVKAKKYFKRGTYLIAYYWDNTFAWNEAMRIKPFFENFSQMEKQSNMEEFHNAIGCALDEVSRRVELGLSCSCISKEVYEKLKTQIIENAGISEEASRRDGGDKSLSAASFEPVKLIRFVKKLAQFPYRKVDRLELVTSRAQLSAFNCWKGCPPLPEFNILGGLLTDAEILQLGEKQCAEASENALPVIKDEDLGPQSKSKDNLPQKRKNMSGDSMRPSKKERSIPDVVAEKYLSTPVSEKGLEGKVGSKLISQSSSKKRKAADATSDDSAVKQRKIESSTGADSNSIQNKQTFKVGDRIRRVASQLSGLSSILKNYSATSGAVEVEDKGKGTEYPSPDKMLSQVCLAAIDPMNGYSFLSSMITCFQEFRNTICLDHSNPKEDQMSLEQMFGGKLVKKSIRSGKKSMSSGITEKSKSQEIPPEQSSLKSRNENEGLVPGAPSDIETSTDEQQASLESDPNLDSEQKIAGGDIESETVKPALVSSESCDEYLSRTALILKFSDLESVPSEKNLKKIFSRYGPLTEVMRNNRRATVVFEKRSDAETAFSSTGKYSTFGPSLVGYSLKYLPSKPSKAASSTNAKKRGRKCATAPGGNATK; encoded by the coding sequence ATGGACCTGAACGCCGACGTCGTTTTGGCTGACCCGAGTGACGGGGTTCACCACTCTGAGCCGGCGCTGGGAGTGGTGGGCGAAGTGAATGAAATGGCTTGTGTGGGAGGTGGAGTGAATGGGGGTGTAGAGGAGAAAGGTGAAGTGGTGGATGGAGGTGATGATTCTGAATTGAAATTAGGACTGTTAGATGGGGATGTTGAGGGGAAAGGGAGCATTGTTTCGTCAGAGGTGGCGGTTAATGGCTGGGAAGGTAGAGAGGGCTTGGAGGGACCGCAATTTGGTGCTGGGGGTGTGGTTGGAGAAAATGTTAATAGGTTGGTTTTGAAATCTGAGGATGGTTTGAGGAACGTTGAAACCAGAAGGGGTAGAGGGGAGGATGCGACTTTAGGGGAATGGACAAAAGATGAAGTTGTGGGTTCTGAGGATGGAGATTTGGTGAGTGTTAAGGCCAAGCAGAATGTGGCAGTTCATGGAAGGGATGACATCATGATAGATGAGAAAGAAGAGGACGTTGTTCGAGTAGCTGATATAGCTCCTGCTGAAATAGAAATGGATCAAAAGGTGGAGCAGGGCCAAGTTGAAGACCAGAGTCTTGATGCTTCCAGTTCTATGCGTGGCAATGGTGACATTGAGTATTTGGAAACTGTTGGACAAATAACAAAAGGCACCCCGGCTATGGAAGTGAAAGTTGTTGATCATAGTGAGTCTTTGGATAAAAAAGACCTGAATGTAAGCACGCAGTCTAAGATGGAAACCTGTGATGGACTAGAAAATCAGCCCATGGAAGTTAATGTGGAAGCACAGACAAATGAGAACAAATTGACCCGTGATGTTTCAGAGAATGCGGTTCGGCAGAATACTGAAAATGGAAAATCTACTTCCTCAGATGGGAATGTGTCAAGTGATAGAAATGGAAAGTCTGCTTCCACAGAACTAGAATTCCGTGATTCTGATCTAGTATGGGGAAAGGTAAGGAGTCATCCCTGGTGGCCTGGGCAGATCTGTGATCCTTCCGCTGCATCAGTGAAGGCAAAGAAGTATTTTAAAAGAGGCACTTATCTAATAGCGTATTATTGGGATAATACATTTGCTTGGAATGAAGCAATGCGGATTAAGCCCTTCTTTGAGAACTTTTCACAAATggagaaacaaagcaacatggAAGAATTCCACAATGCAATTGGTTGTGCTTTGGATGAAGTCTCAAGGCGGGTAGAATTAGGGCTGAGCTGTTCTTGCATATCCAAAGAAGTATatgaaaaactcaaaactcagaTAATTGAAAATGCTGGAATCAGTGAAGAAGCAAGTAGAAGAGATGGTGGCGACAAGTCTTTAAGTGCTGCTTCTTTTGAACCTGTGAAACTCATTAGGTTTGTAAAGAAGTTGGCTCAGTTTCCATATAGAAAAGTTGACAGACTAGAACTTGTGACATCAAGGGCCCAATTATCAGCCTTCAATTGCTGGAAGGGTTGTCCTCCACTGCCAGAGTTCAATATACTTGGTGGGTTGCTGACCGATGCTGAAATATTACAATTGGGAGAGAAGCAGTGTGCTGAAGCAAGTGAAAATGCACTTCCAGTAATTAAGGATGAGGATTTGGGGCCGCAATCAAAAAGTAAAGATAACTTACCGCAGAAGCGCAAGAATATGTCTGGAGATAGTATGCGCCCGAGTAAAAAAGAGAGAAGTATACCAGATGTAGTGGCTGAGAAGTATTTGTCTACTCCAGTGAGTGAGAAAGGATTGGAAGGGAAAGTGGGCAGTAAACTGATTTCACAATCTTCCAGTAAGAAACGAAAGGCAGCTGATGCTACATCTGATGACTCGGCAGTAAAGCAACGGAAAATTGAGTCGTCGACAGGGGCTGATAGTAATTCTATACAAAATAAACAGACTTTTAAAGTTGGAGATAGGATACGCAGGGTTGCAAGCCAACTAAGTGGATTGAGCTCAATACTGAAGAATTACAGTGCAACATCTGGAGCAGTTGAAGTTGAGGATAAAGGCAAAGGAACTGAGTACCCATCTCCTGATAAGATGCTGTCTCAGGTCTGCTTGGCGGCTATAGATCCCATGAATGGATACAGCTTCTTGAGTTCCATGATTACTTGCTTCCAGGAATTTAGGAATACTATATGCTTGGACCATTCCAATCCAAAGGAGGATCAAATGTCTCTGGAACAAATGTTTGGTGGTAAGCTGGTTAAGAAATCAATCAGGAGTGGGAAGAAATCAATGAGCTCCGGCATTACTGAAAAATCCAAGTCACAAGAAATTCCTCCTGAGCAATCATCACTCAAGAGTCGAAATGAAAATGAAGGATTAGTGCCTGGAGCTCCAAGTGATATAGAGACCTCTACTGATGAACAGCAAGCAAGTCTTGAGTCGGATCCCAATTTGGATTCTGAACAGAAAATTGCTGGTGGAGATATTGAGTCAGAAACAGTGAAGCCAGCTCTTGTCTCAAGTGAGAGTTGTGATGAATATCTCTCTCGGACAGCTCTGATCTTGAAATTTTCAGATTTGGAGTCCGTCCCTTCAGAgaaaaacctgaagaaaatatTTAGCCGCTATGGACCCTTGACTGAAGTGATGAGGAATAACCGCCGGGCCACAGTGGTTTTCGAGAAACGTTCTGATGCTGAAACAGCTTTCAGCAGCACAGGGAAATACAGTACTTTTGGACCTTCACTTGTCGGTTACAGCCTCAAGTACCTGCCGTCTAAACCAAGTAAAGCTGCTTCTTCAACCAATGCGAAAAAGCGTGGCAGAAAATGTGCAACAGCGCCTGGAGGCAATGCAACTAAGTGA
- the LOC137745846 gene encoding interactor of constitutive active ROPs 2, chloroplastic-like isoform X2 — protein sequence MLKMQTPKAKIGSLEVPQRRSPVKPRTTKTPGSEPVSVSSPNRATKTLKNRSPKVNERMSPRSPVPEKKQPKRVSELETQLAQLQEDLKKTKDQLNTTESLKRRSQQEAEEAKNQILAMSAKLEESQQQLMELSTSEDARLQELRELSQDRDRAWESELEAVQKQRSMDSAALASAMNEIQKLKGQLERVAESEDTQNRHAELAYAEIQTLRKELSETFSLVEKLKAELNECKESESRAVEVIQSTHMQLEAANATIEMLKLDGIKATESCNSLSLELEQSNARVKSLEGLVSKLQAELINRKGNHSVNSTDNVKLVKEDENEERKQLQAELNSLKSEVGQLRSALDAAEVRYQEEYIQSTLQIRNAYEEVDSAKSEASEREAELTAELKKAKDHIEDLKAQLMDKETEIQSVSKKNDGVALKVEKNLSTEDESELELELKKSETVMVELKASLLDKETELQNIAEENEMLKMELKNKEIERNKVNDEAVFSEEAARAAEGEALVKLGYATEEADKSTRRAAQVTEQLEAAQAANSELEAELRKLKVQADQWRKAAEAAAAMLSTGNNGNLVERTGSLDSNNYNPMNSPYSEDMDDDSPKKKNGNMLKKIGVLWKKGQK from the exons ATGTTGAAGATGCAGACACCAAAAGCAAA AATTGGCTCTTTGGAAGTGCCTCAAAGAAGATCTCCAGTAAAGCCTCGAACTACCAAGACACCTGGATCAGAGCCGGTTTCTGTATCCTCTCCAAATAGGGCGACTAAGACCCTGAAAAACAGAAGTCCAAAAGTCAATGAGCGCATGTCACCACGAAGCCCTGTACCTGAG AAGAAGCAACCGAAAAGAGTGTCAGAATTGGAAACACAACTTGCTCAACTCCAAGAGGATCTGAAGAAGACAAAGGACCAGTTAAACACAACTGAGTCACTGAAGAGACGATCCCAGCAGGAGGCTGAAGAAGCGAAGAACCAGATATTAGCCATGTCTGCAAAGCTTGAAGAATCCCAACAGCAACTGATGGAACTTTCTACTTCTGAAGATGCTCGTCTTCAAGAGCTTCGTGAACTGTCTCAGGATCGGGATAGAGCATGGGAGTCTGAACTTGAGGCTGTTCAAAAGCAGCGGTCAATGGATTCTGCTGCCCTGGCCTCTGCCATGAATGAAATTCAGAAGCTAAAGGGTCAGCTCGAAAGGGTAGCCGAGTCTGAGGACACTCAAAACAGGCATGCAGAGTTGGCATATGCTGAGATCCAGACCTTGAGAAAGGAACTTTCCGAAACTTTTTCCCTGGTTGAGAAATTGAAAGCTGAGCTCAATGAATGCAAAGAATCCGAATCCCGGGCAGTAGAAGTTATACAAAGCACTCATATGCAATTGGAAGCGGCAAATGCAACCATAGAAATGCTCAAATTGGATGGGATCAAAGCCACAGAGTCTTGCAACTCCTTATCGTTGGAGTTGGAGCAATCCAATGCTCGTGTTAAATCACTGGAGGGTCTTGTGAGCAAACTTCAAGCAGAACTGATTAATAGGAAAGGCAATCATTCGGTAAACTCTACAGACAATGTAAAACTTGTTAAGGAAgatgaaaatgaagaaagaaaacagTTACAAGCAGAGCTGAATTCTTTGAAATCCGAAGTGGGTCAGTTGAGATCTGCATTGGATGCAGCTGAGGTCAGGTACCAGGAAGAATACATTCAGAGCACATTGCAGATTCGGAATGCGTATGAGGAAGTTGACAGTGCAAAATCTGAAGCGTCCGAGAGGGAAGCTGAACTGACAGCAGAACTGAAAAAAGCGAAGGATCATATTGAAGACTTGAAAGCACAGCTAATGGATAAGGAAACTGAAATTCAGAGTGTATCAAAGAAAAATGATGGGGTGGCCTTGAAAGTTgagaaaaatttatcaactgAAGACGAATCTGAACTTGAATTGGAGCTAAAGAAGTCAGAGACTGTAATGGTAGAGTTGAAGGCAAGTTTGTTGGATAAGGAAACAGAATTGCAGAACATAGCTGAGGAGAATGAAATGCTCAAGATGGaactaaaaaacaaggaaatcGAGAGGAATAAAGTTAATGATGAGGCTGTTTTTTCGGAGGAAGCTGCAAGGGCTGCAGAGGGAGAGGCTTTGGTGAAACTTGGCTATGCGACTGAGGAAGCAGATAAAAGTACCAGGAGAGCCGCACAGGTGACTGAGCAGCTGGAGGCAGCACAGGCTGCAAATTCTGAACTGGAGGCTGAGTTAAGGAAGTTAAAGGTGCAGGCGGATCAGTGGAGGAAGGCCGCTGAGGCAGCTGCTGCCATGCTTTCAACTGGAAACAATGGGAACCTTGTTGAGAGAACAGGTTCTCTTGACAGCAACAACTACAATCCTATGAATTCACCTTATTCAGAAGACATGGATGATGACTCGCCgaagaagaaaaatgggaatATGTTAAAGAAGATCGGCGTGTTATGGAAGAAAGGCCAAAAGTAG
- the LOC137745846 gene encoding interactor of constitutive active ROPs 2, chloroplastic-like isoform X1 gives MLKMQTPKANRIGSLEVPQRRSPVKPRTTKTPGSEPVSVSSPNRATKTLKNRSPKVNERMSPRSPVPEKKQPKRVSELETQLAQLQEDLKKTKDQLNTTESLKRRSQQEAEEAKNQILAMSAKLEESQQQLMELSTSEDARLQELRELSQDRDRAWESELEAVQKQRSMDSAALASAMNEIQKLKGQLERVAESEDTQNRHAELAYAEIQTLRKELSETFSLVEKLKAELNECKESESRAVEVIQSTHMQLEAANATIEMLKLDGIKATESCNSLSLELEQSNARVKSLEGLVSKLQAELINRKGNHSVNSTDNVKLVKEDENEERKQLQAELNSLKSEVGQLRSALDAAEVRYQEEYIQSTLQIRNAYEEVDSAKSEASEREAELTAELKKAKDHIEDLKAQLMDKETEIQSVSKKNDGVALKVEKNLSTEDESELELELKKSETVMVELKASLLDKETELQNIAEENEMLKMELKNKEIERNKVNDEAVFSEEAARAAEGEALVKLGYATEEADKSTRRAAQVTEQLEAAQAANSELEAELRKLKVQADQWRKAAEAAAAMLSTGNNGNLVERTGSLDSNNYNPMNSPYSEDMDDDSPKKKNGNMLKKIGVLWKKGQK, from the exons ATGTTGAAGATGCAGACACCAAAAGCAAA CAGAATTGGCTCTTTGGAAGTGCCTCAAAGAAGATCTCCAGTAAAGCCTCGAACTACCAAGACACCTGGATCAGAGCCGGTTTCTGTATCCTCTCCAAATAGGGCGACTAAGACCCTGAAAAACAGAAGTCCAAAAGTCAATGAGCGCATGTCACCACGAAGCCCTGTACCTGAG AAGAAGCAACCGAAAAGAGTGTCAGAATTGGAAACACAACTTGCTCAACTCCAAGAGGATCTGAAGAAGACAAAGGACCAGTTAAACACAACTGAGTCACTGAAGAGACGATCCCAGCAGGAGGCTGAAGAAGCGAAGAACCAGATATTAGCCATGTCTGCAAAGCTTGAAGAATCCCAACAGCAACTGATGGAACTTTCTACTTCTGAAGATGCTCGTCTTCAAGAGCTTCGTGAACTGTCTCAGGATCGGGATAGAGCATGGGAGTCTGAACTTGAGGCTGTTCAAAAGCAGCGGTCAATGGATTCTGCTGCCCTGGCCTCTGCCATGAATGAAATTCAGAAGCTAAAGGGTCAGCTCGAAAGGGTAGCCGAGTCTGAGGACACTCAAAACAGGCATGCAGAGTTGGCATATGCTGAGATCCAGACCTTGAGAAAGGAACTTTCCGAAACTTTTTCCCTGGTTGAGAAATTGAAAGCTGAGCTCAATGAATGCAAAGAATCCGAATCCCGGGCAGTAGAAGTTATACAAAGCACTCATATGCAATTGGAAGCGGCAAATGCAACCATAGAAATGCTCAAATTGGATGGGATCAAAGCCACAGAGTCTTGCAACTCCTTATCGTTGGAGTTGGAGCAATCCAATGCTCGTGTTAAATCACTGGAGGGTCTTGTGAGCAAACTTCAAGCAGAACTGATTAATAGGAAAGGCAATCATTCGGTAAACTCTACAGACAATGTAAAACTTGTTAAGGAAgatgaaaatgaagaaagaaaacagTTACAAGCAGAGCTGAATTCTTTGAAATCCGAAGTGGGTCAGTTGAGATCTGCATTGGATGCAGCTGAGGTCAGGTACCAGGAAGAATACATTCAGAGCACATTGCAGATTCGGAATGCGTATGAGGAAGTTGACAGTGCAAAATCTGAAGCGTCCGAGAGGGAAGCTGAACTGACAGCAGAACTGAAAAAAGCGAAGGATCATATTGAAGACTTGAAAGCACAGCTAATGGATAAGGAAACTGAAATTCAGAGTGTATCAAAGAAAAATGATGGGGTGGCCTTGAAAGTTgagaaaaatttatcaactgAAGACGAATCTGAACTTGAATTGGAGCTAAAGAAGTCAGAGACTGTAATGGTAGAGTTGAAGGCAAGTTTGTTGGATAAGGAAACAGAATTGCAGAACATAGCTGAGGAGAATGAAATGCTCAAGATGGaactaaaaaacaaggaaatcGAGAGGAATAAAGTTAATGATGAGGCTGTTTTTTCGGAGGAAGCTGCAAGGGCTGCAGAGGGAGAGGCTTTGGTGAAACTTGGCTATGCGACTGAGGAAGCAGATAAAAGTACCAGGAGAGCCGCACAGGTGACTGAGCAGCTGGAGGCAGCACAGGCTGCAAATTCTGAACTGGAGGCTGAGTTAAGGAAGTTAAAGGTGCAGGCGGATCAGTGGAGGAAGGCCGCTGAGGCAGCTGCTGCCATGCTTTCAACTGGAAACAATGGGAACCTTGTTGAGAGAACAGGTTCTCTTGACAGCAACAACTACAATCCTATGAATTCACCTTATTCAGAAGACATGGATGATGACTCGCCgaagaagaaaaatgggaatATGTTAAAGAAGATCGGCGTGTTATGGAAGAAAGGCCAAAAGTAG
- the LOC137744210 gene encoding low temperature-induced protein lt101.2-like, with product MRTCVEVVCAIILPPVGVIIRYGCAVEFWIALLLTLFGYIPGIIYALYVILRETS from the exons ATGAGGACATGCGTAGAAGTCGTATGTGCCATAATTCTTCCACCAGTTGGTGTCATCATTCGCTATGGCTGTGCG GTGGAGTTTTGGATTGCCTTATTGCTGACGCTATTTGGGTATATACCAGGAATTATATATGCACTTTATGTCATATTACGAGAAACTTCGTAA